In Sebaldella termitidis ATCC 33386, one DNA window encodes the following:
- a CDS encoding TolC family protein, producing the protein MKNTKIKLLFLILTSMNLYSIDLENAITQLENQSYTAEKNKLNLDYYEINRALIDKGEWNGLTLNVDNKYYDTVGKSHYGLSTQAEYGIFNYRFDYDTLDSKVIENRIGISKDLKELYYSQYDSQRIINDLSLESQKVTNQQTLEAQIINLIDLYKNYKNKEKEIEVEEKTLVVKERDYKIIKRKYEVGTASEYDHISSRVEYEKSLLGLDNMKRELLVLTENFKVYNVILDGKFDDIRKRDLEKDEFYNIGVTDLKNIKLTEKVNVEKLRREKYVNSMPELNAEMSYSFENDEVIVGLGVKKTLFNYKGEYEQIKNELKKNQVDYLDTKATVENKIKENMIQYTTLQTNELITQKELEVRKKDYEVYNKKYELGMSNYSDYLERLNALDLAAREYEKAKNELASFTYKIKYMN; encoded by the coding sequence GTGAAAAATACAAAAATAAAACTTTTATTTTTAATATTAACTAGTATGAATCTGTATTCTATTGACTTAGAGAACGCTATAACACAGCTGGAAAATCAATCCTATACTGCAGAGAAAAATAAACTTAATCTTGATTATTATGAGATCAACAGGGCTTTGATAGATAAAGGCGAATGGAACGGGCTTACTTTAAATGTAGACAATAAATATTATGATACTGTGGGAAAAAGTCATTACGGATTATCCACACAGGCAGAATACGGGATTTTTAATTACAGATTTGACTATGATACTCTTGACAGTAAAGTTATAGAGAACAGAATAGGAATCTCCAAGGACTTGAAAGAGCTTTATTACAGCCAGTATGACTCACAGCGTATTATTAACGATCTGTCTCTGGAATCTCAGAAAGTGACAAACCAGCAGACATTGGAAGCACAGATAATAAATCTTATAGACCTGTATAAAAATTATAAAAACAAAGAAAAAGAGATAGAGGTAGAGGAAAAAACTCTGGTAGTCAAGGAAAGAGACTATAAGATAATAAAAAGAAAATATGAAGTAGGCACAGCGTCTGAGTATGATCATATATCCTCAAGGGTAGAATATGAAAAATCACTGCTCGGCCTGGATAATATGAAAAGAGAGCTTTTGGTTCTTACAGAAAATTTTAAAGTATATAATGTAATTCTTGACGGAAAATTCGATGATATAAGAAAAAGAGATCTGGAAAAAGACGAGTTTTATAATATAGGAGTTACAGATCTGAAAAATATAAAGCTGACTGAAAAGGTAAATGTGGAAAAGCTCAGAAGAGAAAAATACGTAAACAGCATGCCTGAATTAAATGCCGAAATGTCTTATTCATTTGAGAATGATGAAGTAATTGTAGGCCTAGGCGTAAAAAAGACATTATTTAATTATAAAGGTGAATATGAACAGATAAAAAACGAACTAAAGAAAAATCAGGTGGATTATTTAGATACAAAGGCTACCGTGGAGAATAAAATCAAAGAAAATATGATTCAGTATACTACTCTTCAGACCAATGAATTAATAACGCAAAAGGAACTCGAAGTAAGAAAAAAAGATTATGAAGTTTATAATAAAAAATATGAGCTGGGTATGTCTAATTACAGTGATTATCTGGAGCGTCTGAATGCGCTTGATCTTGCTGCAAGAGAATATGAAAAAGCAAAAAACGAGCTTGCAAGTTTTACTTATAAAATAAAATATATGAATTAG
- a CDS encoding efflux RND transporter periplasmic adaptor subunit: MKKKIIIAVLLIVVLLLGFLFFKSSSKKDKNEVTYEVVKAEKGDLQLFVEETGQVKSNNEISVYTSKKLMVSKRYFELGDTVKKGDVILTFDPTDKNAALRTIQEKKIAMEQKQRDYSNTNELLKVGGAPRVDLEDINYSIRTMRLEIASLEEDYQKYDDQIISPVDGVITEMIADDNYRVNTDSPLFKITNIRDLSIKVDLTDYDVKNVKLGQKVLITSDTLPEGEIITGRVVDIASTATKDDSYNESRVEIEIKMDNPGLLKPGNIVDSKILYLDEQNVIKLPYTSVINENDKYYVYIVDKDNKVKRKEVVVGETDNNFYHIKSGIEVGETVIKEADMNLKDGDKIKISDSKAKNNNNKKGSGGGNRRSPGAPRPPM; this comes from the coding sequence TTGAAAAAGAAAATAATAATAGCAGTTTTATTAATAGTAGTGTTACTTTTGGGATTTTTATTCTTCAAATCATCTTCCAAAAAGGATAAAAATGAAGTTACATATGAAGTAGTAAAAGCAGAAAAAGGAGACTTACAGCTTTTTGTGGAAGAAACAGGGCAGGTAAAGTCAAATAATGAAATATCAGTCTATACTTCAAAAAAATTAATGGTTTCCAAAAGATATTTTGAATTAGGGGATACTGTAAAGAAAGGCGATGTAATACTTACATTTGATCCTACTGATAAGAATGCGGCACTTAGAACAATTCAGGAAAAAAAGATAGCCATGGAGCAGAAGCAGAGAGATTACAGCAATACAAACGAACTTCTGAAAGTGGGCGGCGCTCCGAGAGTAGATCTGGAAGATATAAACTACAGTATAAGAACTATGAGACTGGAAATAGCAAGCCTCGAGGAAGATTATCAAAAATATGACGATCAAATAATAAGTCCTGTAGACGGGGTAATAACTGAAATGATAGCCGATGATAACTACAGGGTTAATACAGACAGCCCACTTTTCAAAATTACAAATATAAGGGATCTTTCCATAAAAGTGGATCTTACTGATTATGATGTTAAAAATGTGAAGCTGGGACAGAAGGTACTCATAACATCTGATACACTTCCGGAAGGGGAAATAATTACGGGAAGAGTCGTAGATATAGCAAGTACAGCCACTAAGGATGATTCATATAATGAAAGCCGTGTGGAAATTGAGATAAAAATGGATAATCCGGGGCTTTTGAAGCCGGGAAATATAGTAGATTCGAAGATTCTTTATCTGGATGAACAGAATGTAATAAAGCTGCCTTACACATCAGTGATTAATGAGAATGATAAATATTATGTGTATATAGTGGACAAGGATAATAAAGTAAAAAGAAAAGAAGTTGTTGTAGGTGAAACGGATAATAACTTTTATCATATAAAAAGCGGGATAGAAGTAGGAGAAACTGTAATAAAAGAAGCTGATATGAATCTCAAAGACGGGGATAAAATAAAAATATCCGACAGTAAAGCAAAAAATAATAACAATAAAAAAGGAAGCGGGGGCGGGAATAGAAGATCACCGGGAGCTCCAAGACCACCTATGTAA
- a CDS encoding ABC transporter ATP-binding protein, with protein sequence MIVVENLRKVYENGPLSLEVLKGIDLKVESEEYVALMGPSGSGKSTFMNILGCLDQLTSGKYYLDGIDISTMTQDELSAIRNQKLGFIFQSFNLLPKLSSLENVILPAMYANMPKKERYERGVEALTAVGLGDRVHHKPNELSGGQRQRVAIARSIINTPKILLADEPTGNLDTRSGEEVLGIFKQLNDKGTTIVMVTHEEDVAEHCKRIIRLRDGVIEVDEEVKNRR encoded by the coding sequence ATGATAGTTGTTGAAAATCTAAGAAAAGTATATGAGAATGGTCCGCTTTCATTGGAAGTTTTGAAAGGAATAGACCTAAAGGTGGAATCAGAAGAATACGTAGCTCTTATGGGGCCGAGCGGAAGCGGAAAATCAACTTTTATGAATATTCTGGGATGCCTGGATCAGCTCACAAGCGGTAAATATTATCTTGACGGTATAGATATTTCCACAATGACACAGGACGAACTTTCTGCAATAAGAAACCAAAAGCTGGGATTTATATTTCAATCATTTAATCTGCTCCCGAAGCTGTCGTCGCTGGAAAATGTAATACTTCCTGCAATGTATGCCAATATGCCGAAAAAAGAAAGATATGAAAGAGGTGTGGAGGCTCTTACAGCGGTAGGACTTGGTGACAGAGTACATCATAAGCCTAATGAGCTTTCCGGAGGGCAGAGACAAAGAGTGGCAATTGCCCGTTCTATAATAAATACACCTAAGATACTCCTTGCGGATGAGCCTACAGGGAATCTTGATACACGATCAGGTGAAGAAGTACTGGGCATATTTAAACAGCTTAATGATAAAGGTACTACAATAGTAATGGTAACACATGAGGAAGATGTGGCAGAACACTGCAAAAGAATAATAAGACTCAGAGACGGTGTTATAGAAGTGGATGAAGAGGTGAAAAATAGAAGATGA
- a CDS encoding ABC transporter permease codes for MNFLELLKMAFSNLLSYKMRSFLTMLGIIIGISAVILMSAIGAGAQDKIVGDLNKLGIGNFDVSIDNSIDNIKNRNRLQQKHIDMITNISGVESVAPTGTVRHRIEMSSGFGNFSIITGVVPASFNIENTQLLKGRYFNSEEYRKTGYFAIVDDVTTARIFGDESPLGQKITIRIKDLGNKDYVIVGVSKNPVASMTGIFGGNSPSFILIPYQNYQYISKLDEKYYSGIKVKVSDPNELSQIMDNTTNILNKESGIAGLYRAVNSNTGLEQFNSILSMLSIFVSFVASVSLFVGGIGVMNIMLVSVTERIREIGLRKAIGAKNKDILLQFLIESIILTVSGGVIGILLGSVSAFLISNALGLVLIIKVSILLISITVSMLIGVIFGVYPASKASKLNPIDALRVD; via the coding sequence ATGAATTTTTTAGAATTGTTAAAAATGGCCTTTTCCAATCTCCTAAGCTATAAAATGAGATCATTTCTGACCATGCTGGGGATAATAATAGGAATAAGTGCGGTAATATTAATGTCGGCAATAGGAGCCGGTGCACAGGATAAGATAGTGGGAGATCTTAATAAATTGGGAATAGGAAACTTTGATGTTTCAATAGATAATTCCATAGATAATATAAAAAACAGAAACAGACTGCAGCAAAAGCATATAGATATGATAACTAACATAAGCGGTGTAGAGTCTGTAGCACCGACAGGAACGGTAAGGCACAGAATAGAAATGTCGTCGGGGTTCGGGAATTTCAGTATAATAACAGGTGTAGTTCCGGCATCCTTTAATATAGAAAATACCCAGCTTTTGAAAGGAAGATATTTTAATTCGGAGGAATACAGAAAAACAGGATATTTTGCCATAGTAGATGATGTCACTACAGCAAGAATATTCGGTGATGAATCACCGCTGGGACAAAAGATAACAATAAGAATCAAAGATTTAGGAAATAAAGATTATGTAATAGTGGGAGTTTCAAAAAATCCTGTGGCAAGTATGACAGGAATTTTTGGAGGAAACAGTCCGAGCTTTATATTGATACCTTATCAGAATTATCAGTATATAAGCAAGCTTGATGAAAAATATTACTCGGGAATAAAAGTAAAAGTTTCAGATCCAAACGAACTGAGCCAGATAATGGATAACACAACAAATATTTTAAATAAGGAATCAGGAATAGCCGGATTATATCGGGCTGTAAACTCAAATACCGGTCTGGAGCAGTTTAACAGTATACTCAGCATGCTGTCGATATTTGTGAGCTTTGTAGCTTCCGTTTCCCTTTTTGTAGGGGGAATAGGGGTAATGAATATCATGCTTGTAAGTGTCACTGAAAGAATCAGGGAAATAGGGCTTAGAAAGGCAATAGGAGCTAAAAATAAGGATATACTTCTTCAGTTTTTGATAGAGTCAATAATTCTTACAGTCTCAGGCGGTGTAATAGGAATTCTTCTTGGAAGTGTTTCAGCGTTTTTAATATCGAATGCACTTGGATTGGTTCTTATTATAAAGGTAAGTATACTTCTGATTTCAATTACAGTTTCTATGTTAATAGGGGTGATTTTCGGGGTATATCCGGCATCAAAAGCATCAAAATTAAATCCTATAGATGCTTTGAGAGTAGATTAA
- a CDS encoding Gfo/Idh/MocA family protein, whose protein sequence is MVRFGIVGTNWITEKLINAGGMLENFKLNAVYSRSEEKASEFAAKYKVENIFTDLKEMAESGTIDAVYIASPNSLHYEQSKLFLTHKIAVLCEKPLASNAFEVNDLIKTSKQYETLVMEAMKLTFVPNYEALFKNLHKIGKVRRYIGSYCQYSSRYDKYKNGEYTNTFDPKFSNGALMDIGVYPLYAIVSMFGRPNNVIASGLKLESGVDGEGTLILEYDDMQANVIFSKITDSFNPSEIQGENGSIMINHISEMRGAKIIYRDNTEEILTEYQEENTMVYELEHFIETYEAGKSESPVNNYELTKIMGEIMESARKQMGVVYPADTKYDND, encoded by the coding sequence ATGGTAAGATTTGGTATTGTAGGAACAAACTGGATAACTGAAAAACTTATAAATGCCGGAGGAATGCTGGAGAATTTTAAATTAAACGCAGTATATTCAAGAAGCGAGGAAAAAGCTTCAGAATTTGCGGCTAAATATAAGGTAGAGAATATTTTTACAGATTTAAAGGAAATGGCTGAGAGCGGAACAATAGATGCAGTCTATATTGCTTCTCCAAATTCGCTTCATTATGAACAGTCAAAGCTTTTTCTTACGCATAAAATAGCAGTACTATGTGAGAAACCGCTGGCTTCAAATGCTTTTGAAGTAAATGATCTGATAAAAACATCAAAGCAGTATGAAACTCTGGTCATGGAAGCAATGAAGCTTACATTTGTACCAAATTACGAAGCTTTGTTCAAAAATCTTCATAAAATAGGTAAGGTAAGAAGATATATAGGGTCTTACTGTCAATATTCCTCAAGATATGATAAATATAAGAACGGAGAATATACAAATACATTTGATCCTAAATTTTCCAACGGTGCACTTATGGACATAGGTGTCTATCCGCTGTATGCTATAGTGTCAATGTTCGGGAGACCAAATAACGTGATTGCAAGCGGTCTTAAGCTGGAAAGCGGAGTAGACGGTGAGGGTACTCTTATTCTGGAATATGATGATATGCAGGCAAATGTTATTTTTTCAAAAATAACAGACTCTTTTAATCCAAGTGAAATTCAGGGAGAAAATGGTTCCATAATGATAAATCATATTTCTGAAATGAGAGGAGCAAAAATCATATACAGAGATAATACCGAGGAAATACTGACAGAATATCAGGAAGAAAATACAATGGTTTACGAACTGGAGCATTTCATAGAAACATATGAAGCAGGAAAGTCAGAATCACCGGTAAATAATTATGAGCTCACAAAAATAATGGGTGAAATTATGGAAAGTGCAAGAAAACAAATGGGTGTGGTTTATCCGGCAGATACTAAATATGACAATGACTAG
- a CDS encoding zinc ribbon domain-containing protein encodes MAEKICQSCAMTLNEEKYHGTNNDGSKNEDYCIFCFKDGDFTYEITMNEMVDKGIDFLKRFGGLNDKNREGIREILNIMYSGLKRWIE; translated from the coding sequence ATGGCAGAAAAAATATGTCAAAGCTGTGCTATGACACTTAATGAGGAGAAATACCACGGAACAAACAATGATGGTTCCAAAAATGAAGATTACTGTATTTTTTGTTTTAAAGACGGTGATTTTACTTATGAAATTACCATGAATGAAATGGTGGACAAAGGGATAGATTTTTTAAAAAGGTTTGGCGGACTAAATGATAAAAACAGAGAAGGTATAAGAGAAATACTGAACATAATGTATTCAGGACTAAAACGCTGGATAGAATAA
- a CDS encoding zinc ribbon domain-containing protein produces MICKICQSCGTPIIGTRKYGTNLDKTKNFEYCSLCYTDGRLLRNVILTKKVKIIEI; encoded by the coding sequence ATGATCTGTAAAATTTGTCAGAGCTGCGGTACACCAATTATAGGCACGAGAAAATATGGTACGAATCTGGATAAAACAAAAAACTTTGAATATTGCTCACTTTGTTATACAGATGGCAGACTTTTAAGAAATGTCATTTTAACTAAAAAAGTCAAAATTATAGAAATCTAA
- a CDS encoding DUF554 domain-containing protein, which produces MGVIVNLLAIVAGSLVGTFIGHKFKKDLNELIMNCVGLFIIILGIKSTIGAGNDIRVLVFLIIGSIIGNIINIDKNITKFSKYLERKFVKDRESTFGKGLVISTILYCVGAMAIIGSIKSGLSKDNNILYIKSILDGVSAIIFSSIYGIGVMFSAFAVFIYQGIFYIFASELKGILTETAVKEIDYLGGIMILGIGVNILFKKEIKIANMLPAIFIPMIFPLICSLFSKIFNF; this is translated from the coding sequence ATAGGTGTTATCGTCAATCTTCTGGCTATAGTCGCCGGAAGCCTAGTAGGAACTTTTATAGGACATAAATTTAAAAAAGACCTGAATGAGCTGATAATGAACTGTGTAGGTTTATTTATTATTATTCTCGGTATAAAATCAACCATTGGAGCTGGAAATGACATAAGAGTGCTTGTCTTTCTGATAATAGGTTCTATCATAGGAAATATAATTAATATAGATAAAAATATTACAAAATTCAGTAAATATCTTGAAAGAAAGTTTGTAAAAGACCGTGAAAGTACTTTTGGAAAAGGACTTGTTATCAGCACTATTCTATACTGTGTAGGTGCCATGGCTATAATAGGTTCCATTAAGAGCGGTCTGTCAAAGGATAATAATATCCTGTATATAAAATCTATTTTAGACGGAGTCAGTGCTATTATTTTTTCTTCTATTTACGGTATAGGAGTAATGTTTTCCGCATTTGCCGTATTTATTTATCAGGGAATATTTTATATTTTTGCATCAGAGCTGAAAGGAATACTTACCGAAACTGCCGTAAAAGAAATTGATTATCTTGGCGGTATTATGATTCTTGGTATCGGAGTAAATATTTTATTTAAAAAAGAAATCAAAATAGCAAATATGCTTCCGGCTATTTTTATTCCGATGATTTTTCCGTTAATCTGCAGTTTATTTTCAAAGATATTTAATTTCTAA
- a CDS encoding fumarylacetoacetate hydrolase family protein encodes MKFITFLENAEEKIGIISKDNKKVIDINKTLGSDFYDMTEFIWSNEEYIEKLVDIYEKNEKSHYNLEDVMIISPVPRPATDILCVGLNYSDHIKESQSVQDPDKKIEVPVFFTKRVLKAIGDGEIILRHEGITEEIDYEAELGVVMGKEGINIPEEDADEYIFGYTIVNDISARDLQRKHNQWFKGKGLDSHTSIGPCIVYKKYIENPENLNISSRVNGETRQNSNTKNLIFSAPYLIEELSKGMTIIPGDIIATGTPAGVGMGFKPPKYLKSGDVVECEIEKIGILKNIVE; translated from the coding sequence ATGAAATTTATTACATTTTTAGAAAATGCAGAAGAAAAAATAGGAATAATTTCAAAAGACAACAAAAAAGTGATAGATATAAATAAGACTCTGGGGAGTGATTTCTATGATATGACGGAATTTATCTGGAGCAATGAAGAGTACATAGAAAAACTAGTAGATATATATGAAAAGAATGAAAAAAGTCATTATAATCTGGAAGATGTAATGATAATTTCTCCGGTTCCGAGACCGGCAACAGATATTCTATGTGTAGGACTTAATTATTCTGATCATATAAAAGAATCGCAGAGTGTCCAGGATCCTGATAAAAAAATAGAAGTACCGGTATTTTTTACTAAAAGAGTGCTGAAGGCTATCGGTGACGGGGAAATAATATTAAGACATGAAGGAATTACAGAAGAGATAGACTATGAGGCTGAGCTGGGTGTAGTTATGGGAAAAGAAGGAATAAATATACCGGAAGAAGATGCAGATGAATATATTTTCGGCTATACTATAGTGAATGATATTTCAGCAAGAGATTTGCAGAGAAAGCATAATCAGTGGTTTAAGGGGAAGGGTCTTGACAGCCATACATCTATAGGACCCTGCATTGTCTATAAAAAGTATATTGAAAACCCTGAAAACCTAAATATTTCATCAAGAGTAAACGGGGAAACAAGACAAAATTCAAATACCAAAAATCTTATATTTTCTGCGCCGTATCTCATAGAAGAGCTTTCCAAGGGAATGACAATTATACCCGGCGATATAATAGCAACAGGTACTCCTGCCGGCGTAGGCATGGGATTCAAGCCTCCGAAATACCTGAAAAGCGGTGATGTGGTAGAATGTGAGATAGAAAAAATAGGAATTTTAAAAAATATAGTGGAATAA
- a CDS encoding TIGR01212 family radical SAM protein (This family includes YhcC from E. coli K-12, an uncharacterized radical SAM protein.), translated as MNRFKYTSTNKRYHTWDYYLKSVFGEKVAKVSLDGGFTCPNIDGTISRGGCIFCSKRGSGDFALEITSENLKKQFEAAKNSIRKKWPGINKYIAYFQAYSNTYADIKILREKYETVLSLKNVVGLSIATRADILDKEILEYLGELNKKTFLWVELGLQSSNDKTAQLINRGHDFRTFMKAAEQLRERNIRVCVHIINGLPGETYDDMIKTVKDISVLDINAVKIHMLYILKDTPLFKLYEKEKFSVMKREDYIQTVADQIELLPEEVIVERVTGDGKADDLKAPLWSLNKISILNDIDKELVRRNTWQGIKRNIEV; from the coding sequence ATGAATAGGTTTAAATATACTTCGACTAATAAAAGATATCACACGTGGGATTATTATCTGAAAAGTGTATTTGGTGAAAAAGTAGCAAAAGTAAGTCTTGACGGAGGTTTTACATGTCCGAATATAGACGGAACCATAAGCAGGGGAGGCTGTATTTTCTGTTCCAAAAGAGGAAGCGGAGATTTTGCACTGGAAATTACCAGTGAAAACCTAAAGAAACAATTTGAAGCTGCCAAAAACAGTATTAGAAAAAAATGGCCGGGAATAAATAAATATATTGCTTATTTTCAGGCATACTCAAATACATATGCAGATATAAAAATACTCAGAGAGAAGTATGAAACGGTATTATCTCTGAAAAATGTAGTTGGTCTGAGCATAGCAACCAGAGCAGATATATTGGATAAAGAGATTCTGGAATATCTTGGCGAGCTGAATAAAAAGACATTTTTATGGGTGGAGCTCGGGCTTCAGAGCTCTAATGACAAAACAGCACAGCTGATAAACCGCGGACATGATTTCAGGACTTTTATGAAAGCAGCAGAACAGCTGAGGGAAAGAAATATCAGGGTATGTGTTCATATAATAAACGGGCTTCCCGGAGAAACTTATGATGATATGATAAAAACTGTAAAGGATATCTCTGTCCTGGATATTAATGCAGTAAAAATTCATATGCTGTATATACTAAAAGATACACCATTATTTAAACTTTATGAAAAAGAAAAATTCAGTGTTATGAAAAGAGAGGATTACATACAGACAGTGGCAGATCAGATAGAACTCCTTCCGGAAGAAGTAATAGTAGAAAGAGTGACAGGCGACGGAAAAGCGGATGATCTTAAGGCACCTCTGTGGAGTCTGAATAAAATAAGTATTTTGAATGATATAGATAAAGAGCTTGTCAGGAGAAACACATGGCAGGGAATAAAAAGAAATATAGAGGTATAA
- the mgsA gene encoding methylglyoxal synthase, protein MKKVALIAHDKKKDNLLEFVKKNIDIFSKFELVGTGTTGKLISEVLGLTVKRYKSGPLGGDQQIGALIAEDEVEFVMFFRDPLTSQPHEPDVQALIRLCDVHNVAIATNISTAELLIKNY, encoded by the coding sequence ATGAAAAAAGTTGCACTTATTGCACATGATAAAAAGAAAGATAATCTTTTGGAATTTGTTAAGAAAAATATTGATATTTTCAGTAAATTTGAGCTTGTGGGTACAGGTACCACGGGAAAACTCATTAGTGAGGTTCTCGGTCTTACGGTAAAGCGTTACAAAAGCGGTCCGCTTGGCGGGGATCAGCAGATCGGCGCACTTATTGCAGAGGACGAGGTGGAATTTGTAATGTTTTTCAGAGATCCGCTTACAAGCCAGCCGCATGAGCCTGATGTGCAGGCATTGATAAGACTGTGCGACGTACATAATGTTGCTATTGCTACTAATATTTCCACAGCTGAGCTGCTTATCAAAAATTACTAA
- a CDS encoding NUDIX hydrolase — translation MKNVNLSRIRNYMNFRHGFYGEKSYRKAAVMALLIEVDQKPHFIFQERNKNIRQGGEVSFPGGGFDKELDFTLLDTAVRETVEEMGIKKESIEIWGQLDTLITQFDMIVEPFVGFSKTKIENFFPNEEEVSKIFSVPVEFFLENKPEWYDIVLKSSPIVIDPKTNEQKLIFPAKDLGLPEMYHNEWTTNVRKIPLYKTSDGVIWGFTAQVIINFVEKIIKF, via the coding sequence ATGAAAAATGTAAACTTATCCAGAATAAGAAATTATATGAATTTCAGACATGGCTTCTATGGTGAAAAATCTTACAGGAAAGCTGCTGTCATGGCTCTTCTTATAGAAGTAGACCAAAAACCTCATTTTATATTTCAGGAAAGAAATAAAAATATCCGTCAGGGCGGCGAAGTTTCTTTTCCCGGCGGCGGTTTTGACAAAGAACTGGATTTTACCCTTCTTGATACTGCCGTAAGAGAAACTGTGGAGGAAATGGGAATAAAAAAAGAAAGTATCGAAATATGGGGACAGCTTGATACCCTTATCACACAGTTTGATATGATCGTAGAACCGTTTGTAGGATTCTCCAAAACAAAAATCGAGAATTTTTTTCCTAATGAAGAAGAAGTGTCCAAGATATTTTCCGTGCCTGTTGAATTTTTTCTGGAAAATAAGCCTGAATGGTATGATATTGTGCTGAAATCTTCGCCTATTGTCATTGATCCTAAAACAAACGAGCAAAAACTCATATTTCCTGCGAAAGATCTTGGTCTGCCGGAAATGTATCATAATGAATGGACCACTAATGTCAGAAAAATTCCGCTTTATAAAACATCAGACGGTGTTATATGGGGATTCACAGCACAGGTAATAATAAACTTTGTAGAAAAAATTATAAAATTTTAA
- a CDS encoding tRNA(His) guanylyltransferase Thg1 family protein, which yields MVHDDFGKRMKTYENSYRFTLPRRMPVILRIDGCHFHTFTKGMDKPFDDKLIEAFWETCKFLGENIMGAKLIYHQSDEISILITNYDTIQTDSWFSNNLQKMASVSASMAAAKFNEVIRKSYSDKELAFFDSRAWVIPQDEVNNYFTWRQQDASKNSISMAAFANFAHKDLHGLSGNQLQEKLFSEKGINWDKFPTWKKRGACIIKKEYLKENAIRRRWETDLDIPLFSKDRNYVERFVYL from the coding sequence ATGGTACATGATGATTTTGGAAAAAGAATGAAAACATATGAAAATTCATATAGATTTACTCTGCCGAGAAGAATGCCGGTCATCTTAAGAATAGACGGCTGTCATTTTCATACATTCACAAAAGGGATGGATAAACCTTTCGATGATAAACTGATAGAGGCATTCTGGGAAACATGTAAATTTCTTGGTGAGAATATAATGGGGGCAAAGCTTATCTATCACCAGAGTGATGAGATATCAATATTAATTACTAATTATGATACAATACAGACAGATTCATGGTTCAGCAATAATCTTCAGAAAATGGCATCTGTGTCGGCTTCTATGGCAGCAGCAAAGTTTAACGAGGTTATCAGAAAGTCGTATTCTGACAAAGAACTGGCCTTTTTTGATTCAAGAGCATGGGTAATTCCTCAGGATGAAGTAAATAATTACTTTACATGGAGACAGCAGGACGCGTCAAAGAACAGCATATCAATGGCAGCCTTTGCCAATTTTGCCCATAAAGATCTGCACGGACTGAGCGGTAACCAGCTGCAGGAAAAGCTTTTTTCGGAAAAAGGCATAAACTGGGATAAGTTCCCTACCTGGAAAAAAAGAGGTGCATGTATTATAAAAAAAGAATATCTGAAAGAAAATGCAATACGCAGAAGATGGGAAACTGACCTGGATATACCCTTGTTTTCGAAGGACAGGAATTATGTAGAAAGATTCGTTTATTTGTGA